One region of Psychrobacter sp. DAB_AL43B genomic DNA includes:
- a CDS encoding DUF1852 domain-containing protein yields the protein MSKEFTCSIKRIRFDENYHPADSTRLTTNFANLARGEHRQENLRKTLRMINNRFNALAHSDNPTADRYSVDVDIISANMDIEGDGNEFPIIEMLKTTIIDHKENKHIDGMIGNSFSSYVRDYDFSVVLLEHFDKNPSSPPPEDFGDLHGKLFQYLLSSEAYKANFNKQPVICLSVSTSKAYHRTANQHPVLGVEYRQDEYSLTDDYFHKMGLTVRYFMPADSAAPLAFYFAGDLLSDYTDFELISAISTMETFQKIYRPEIYNANSTAAQVYQPSLKYQDYSLTQIVYDREERSQMAVTQGKFTEEQFIKPYQAILEEWAASYVVTNHTVKKCAA from the coding sequence ATGAGTAAAGAATTCACCTGTTCAATTAAGCGCATTCGTTTTGATGAAAACTATCATCCTGCAGACAGCACACGTCTAACGACTAACTTTGCGAATTTGGCTCGTGGCGAGCATCGTCAAGAGAACTTACGCAAAACCTTAAGAATGATCAATAATCGCTTTAACGCCTTGGCACATTCGGACAATCCGACTGCAGACCGCTATTCTGTTGATGTTGATATTATTTCTGCAAACATGGATATTGAAGGCGATGGTAATGAATTCCCTATCATCGAGATGCTAAAAACAACAATTATTGACCATAAAGAAAATAAGCATATTGACGGTATGATCGGCAACAGTTTCTCCTCCTATGTACGCGACTATGATTTTAGCGTCGTACTGTTAGAACATTTCGATAAAAATCCATCATCTCCACCGCCAGAAGATTTTGGTGATTTACACGGCAAACTGTTTCAATACTTATTGAGCTCAGAGGCTTATAAAGCCAACTTTAATAAACAACCAGTTATTTGCCTCAGCGTGTCAACCAGTAAAGCTTATCACCGTACTGCCAACCAGCATCCGGTATTAGGGGTTGAATACCGACAGGATGAGTATTCATTAACCGATGATTATTTCCACAAAATGGGCTTGACGGTTCGCTACTTCATGCCTGCAGATAGTGCTGCGCCTTTAGCGTTTTATTTTGCGGGTGACTTGCTGAGTGATTACACCGATTTTGAGCTGATTAGTGCTATTAGTACGATGGAAACTTTCCAAAAGATCTATCGACCTGAGATTTACAATGCCAATTCTACAGCGGCTCAAGTGTATCAGCCAAGCTTAAAGTACCAAGATTATTCATTGACTCAAATTGTGTATGACCGTGAAGAGCGCAGCCAAATGGCGGTGACGCAAGGAAAATTTACTGAAGAGCAGTTCATCAAGCCATACCAAGCCATTCTTGAAGAGTGGGCGGCAAGCTATGTGGTGACCAACCACACTGTTAAAAAATGCGCTGCTTAA
- a CDS encoding Imm8 family immunity protein, with amino-acid sequence MLTVQHISFEHHQDFDDFELQGDDYFNLTVNLLLGNEIGSDIYYFNLVNDYRENSDRAVIEQNDIFFREKGVFVTKVFDKYSLLNFVKTLVEENTSNKNSDEQSTNLSKYFHWEFDNYIPYLE; translated from the coding sequence ATGCTCACAGTACAACATATATCGTTTGAACATCATCAAGATTTTGATGATTTTGAACTACAAGGTGACGATTATTTCAATTTAACAGTTAACCTACTGTTAGGTAATGAAATTGGGAGTGACATATACTATTTCAATTTAGTAAATGATTATAGAGAAAACTCTGATAGAGCAGTTATCGAGCAAAATGATATTTTTTTTAGAGAAAAGGGTGTATTCGTAACGAAGGTATTTGATAAGTATAGTTTACTGAATTTCGTTAAAACTTTAGTGGAAGAGAACACTTCTAATAAAAATTCAGATGAACAGTCGACTAACTTATCAAAATATTTTCATTGGGAGTTTGATAACTATATTCCATACCTAGAGTAA
- a CDS encoding efflux RND transporter permease subunit gives MSLNVSAYSIRNPLVAILLFVLLTLGGIYGFMKMKVQQFPDIDLPAVVVTVTLPGAAPSQLENDIAKKVENKLTSIEGVKHIRTTLQTGAATMVTEFVLEKDIQEAVDDVRSAVGEVRGDLPAAANDPIITKVSTSGFPVVTYSVAAENMNVEDLSWFVDDTVTKRLSDIPGVSTVSRIGGLQREITVAADPIALSGLKFSIAQLSNQITGIQQDSSGGEAEVGKTTQTIRVLGAVERASELNNLQIAVPTGGTQALGRMADITDGAADPSSIAKLDGQTVVAFNITRSRGASEVEVMELVDAELAKLSADVGNIDIEKVYDRATPVAEDYQASLRMLIEGGLLAVVVVFLFLRNIRATFVAAVALPLSVIPTFLGMYLFGFSLNIISLLALSLVIGVLVDDAIVEVENIIRHLRMGKTPYEAAMEAADEIGLAVVATTFTLIAVFLPTAFMGGIVGQFFRQFGWTAALSIFASLMVARLITPMMAAYILKPEKKHVEKQSALMDWYLKVVSWTLDHRWITMSATLVLFVASLALVKLLPTSFIPDNDIDQTRVSIELTPDVALEDTERVAALASERILAMPEVTNIFTSVGEAQAAMDSPSSGGKSENIAGLDIVLAPRAERGSKQEIERKISAMLAEVPGARFTVGLSSGGETGYNFSLTSTDPQLLEQTAQQMMAEIRELPSAGAVTSDRSLPRQELTVTPNRLAMADKGVTTQDIATTLRVATVGDYEQRLSKLNLDTRQIPIVVRLPDIAKQNVSQLEGLYVPSALPAGQGVRVGEVATLDFGTGPAQISRLDRERAISITVQPANGELGDLVQAVKNIPSMQKLPASLTIIDQGQAENMAELFSGFVIAMSVGVVCILGVLILLFGRILQPFTILMALPLSIGGAFVGLVITNSSLSMPSMIGFIMLMGIATKNSILLVDYALIAQRRGLARFEAIIDSCRKRARPIIMTTIAMGAGMLPLVFGWGDADPTFRRPMAAAVLGGLVTSTLLSLVVIPVVYTLMDDLSGWFSKWLIPHGKDKESPVIEK, from the coding sequence ATGAGTTTAAATGTTTCAGCTTACTCGATTAGAAATCCTTTAGTTGCTATCTTGCTGTTTGTGCTGCTGACCTTGGGCGGTATCTATGGCTTTATGAAAATGAAGGTGCAGCAGTTTCCTGATATTGACTTGCCAGCGGTGGTGGTTACCGTCACCTTACCGGGTGCTGCGCCCTCCCAGCTTGAAAATGATATTGCAAAAAAGGTAGAAAACAAGCTTACCAGTATTGAGGGCGTCAAGCATATTCGTACGACGCTACAGACTGGCGCGGCGACTATGGTCACCGAGTTTGTCTTAGAAAAAGACATCCAAGAAGCGGTCGACGATGTACGTTCAGCAGTCGGTGAGGTACGTGGCGATTTGCCAGCCGCTGCCAATGACCCCATTATTACCAAAGTCTCAACATCAGGATTTCCAGTTGTTACTTACTCTGTTGCTGCTGAAAATATGAATGTGGAGGACTTATCTTGGTTTGTTGATGATACCGTCACCAAACGCCTCTCTGACATACCCGGTGTCAGCACGGTCAGCCGTATTGGCGGTTTGCAGCGTGAGATTACCGTCGCCGCTGACCCTATCGCACTGAGTGGCTTGAAGTTCTCTATTGCACAACTATCTAATCAAATTACCGGCATTCAGCAAGACAGCTCAGGCGGTGAAGCCGAAGTTGGTAAAACCACACAAACCATCCGTGTCCTTGGCGCTGTTGAGCGTGCAAGCGAGCTTAATAATTTACAAATAGCTGTTCCTACTGGCGGTACGCAAGCGCTTGGACGTATGGCAGACATCACTGATGGCGCTGCTGACCCAAGCTCCATTGCCAAGCTCGACGGGCAAACGGTGGTTGCGTTTAATATTACCCGCTCGCGTGGTGCTAGTGAAGTTGAAGTAATGGAACTGGTTGACGCCGAGCTTGCTAAGCTGTCTGCAGATGTGGGCAATATCGATATCGAAAAAGTCTATGATCGAGCAACGCCAGTCGCTGAAGATTACCAAGCATCATTACGGATGCTGATCGAAGGCGGCTTGTTAGCGGTGGTCGTGGTGTTCTTGTTTTTGCGCAATATTCGCGCGACTTTTGTTGCTGCTGTGGCGTTACCGCTGTCCGTCATCCCTACTTTTTTGGGTATGTATCTGTTTGGCTTTAGCTTAAATATCATCTCGCTATTGGCATTGTCGCTGGTCATTGGTGTACTGGTCGACGATGCTATCGTTGAGGTTGAAAATATCATTCGACATCTGCGTATGGGGAAGACGCCTTATGAAGCGGCGATGGAAGCGGCGGATGAGATTGGCTTAGCGGTAGTTGCCACTACCTTTACCTTGATTGCCGTGTTTTTACCGACTGCCTTTATGGGCGGTATCGTTGGGCAGTTCTTCCGCCAGTTTGGCTGGACAGCGGCATTATCCATATTTGCCTCTTTAATGGTGGCGCGTCTTATCACACCGATGATGGCGGCGTATATATTGAAACCAGAAAAAAAGCACGTTGAAAAACAAAGCGCGCTGATGGATTGGTATCTTAAAGTGGTCTCGTGGACGCTGGATCATCGCTGGATTACGATGTCTGCTACCTTAGTCTTGTTTGTGGCTTCATTAGCGTTGGTGAAATTACTGCCAACCTCTTTTATCCCTGATAATGATATTGACCAGACGCGTGTATCGATTGAGCTAACACCTGATGTTGCGTTAGAGGACACTGAGCGAGTTGCCGCGCTGGCAAGTGAGCGTATATTGGCCATGCCTGAAGTGACCAATATTTTTACTTCGGTAGGCGAGGCGCAGGCCGCAATGGATTCACCCTCTAGCGGTGGTAAATCCGAGAATATCGCTGGTCTAGATATTGTGCTTGCCCCGAGGGCAGAGCGTGGCTCTAAGCAAGAAATTGAGCGTAAAATTAGTGCTATGTTAGCAGAAGTGCCTGGCGCTCGCTTTACGGTCGGTCTATCGAGTGGCGGTGAGACGGGTTATAATTTTTCTTTAACCAGCACCGACCCGCAACTGCTTGAGCAAACCGCACAGCAGATGATGGCAGAGATTCGTGAGTTACCAAGTGCTGGCGCTGTCACCAGTGATCGCAGTCTACCGCGCCAAGAGTTGACCGTTACGCCAAATAGACTGGCAATGGCGGATAAAGGGGTGACGACGCAAGATATCGCGACGACTTTACGTGTGGCGACCGTCGGTGACTATGAGCAGCGTTTATCCAAGCTTAATTTGGATACGAGGCAGATACCGATAGTAGTACGCTTGCCAGATATCGCTAAGCAAAACGTTAGCCAACTAGAAGGCTTATATGTACCAAGCGCTCTACCAGCAGGACAGGGAGTACGTGTCGGTGAGGTTGCGACGTTAGACTTTGGTACTGGACCTGCGCAAATCAGTCGCCTCGATCGTGAGCGTGCGATTAGCATTACCGTCCAGCCTGCCAATGGTGAGCTTGGTGATTTGGTACAAGCAGTCAAAAATATACCTAGTATGCAAAAACTACCAGCGTCTTTGACTATTATTGATCAAGGCCAAGCAGAAAATATGGCCGAGTTATTCAGTGGCTTTGTGATTGCGATGTCGGTCGGTGTAGTATGTATTTTAGGCGTTCTTATATTATTGTTTGGGCGTATCTTGCAGCCTTTTACCATTTTGATGGCATTGCCGCTGTCTATCGGTGGTGCCTTTGTGGGCTTGGTGATTACCAACAGCAGCCTGTCGATGCCCTCGATGATTGGCTTTATTATGCTGATGGGCATTGCGACCAAAAACTCCATCTTGTTGGTCGATTATGCGTTGATAGCCCAGCGCCGTGGTTTGGCACGTTTTGAGGCCATTATTGATTCGTGTCGTAAGCGCGCGCGTCCTATCATTATGACTACTATCGCGATGGGTGCTGGTATGTTGCCATTGGTATTTGGTTGGGGCGATGCTGACCCAACCTTCCGTCGACCGATGGCCGCTGCGGTATTAGGCGGTTTGGTGACATCGACTTTATTAAGCCTAGTTGTCATTCCGGTGGTCTATACCTTGATGGATGATTTGTCAGGATGGTTTAGTAAATGGTTGATACCGCATGGCAAAGATAAGGAAAGCCCAGTCATCGAAAAATAA
- a CDS encoding sulfite exporter TauE/SafE family protein, producing MELIIFLIIGALAGFAAGLFGVGGGTIIVPLLFIVFTQMDYPADVIMHLALGTSLATIIVTSISSLMAHNKKGAVMWPVFKNLAPGLAIGCFLGAGIAGQISGLYLQLIVGVFLLWVAYKMLMDGKKRVDSNATNATNAGDTSNANTVLPSKPKQLAAGGIIGIASAIFGIGGGSLTVPYLTRYGVVMQKAVGTSAACGLPIAIAGALGFMIFGMQEDINVPNTIGFVHIYAFLGISIMSFFTAKLGAKVAHILSPELLKKCFAILLTVVGCYFLYKGLL from the coding sequence GTGGAACTAATCATTTTCTTAATAATAGGCGCTCTAGCAGGATTTGCGGCGGGGCTATTCGGTGTGGGCGGTGGAACGATTATCGTACCACTATTATTTATCGTCTTTACCCAAATGGATTACCCGGCTGACGTTATTATGCATCTGGCACTAGGCACGTCACTGGCGACCATTATTGTCACGTCTATCAGCTCGTTGATGGCACACAATAAAAAGGGCGCAGTCATGTGGCCTGTTTTTAAAAATCTCGCACCAGGCTTAGCGATTGGTTGTTTTTTAGGGGCAGGCATTGCAGGACAGATATCTGGGCTGTATCTTCAGCTCATTGTTGGTGTATTTTTGTTGTGGGTCGCCTATAAGATGTTGATGGATGGCAAAAAGAGGGTAGATAGCAATGCTACCAATGCTACCAATGCTGGTGATACTAGCAATGCTAATACAGTACTTCCTTCAAAACCTAAGCAATTAGCAGCAGGTGGAATTATCGGTATCGCTTCTGCCATTTTTGGTATCGGCGGCGGCAGCTTGACAGTACCTTATCTCACGCGTTATGGGGTGGTCATGCAAAAAGCAGTTGGCACCTCAGCGGCGTGTGGTTTGCCTATCGCCATTGCCGGCGCTTTAGGCTTTATGATTTTTGGGATGCAGGAGGACATAAACGTGCCCAATACGATTGGCTTTGTGCACATTTATGCCTTTTTAGGGATTAGCATTATGAGTTTTTTCACCGCTAAGCTAGGTGCAAAAGTTGCTCATATACTATCGCCAGAGCTGTTGAAGAAATGTTTTGCTATTTTATTAACCGTCGTAGGATGTTACTTTCTTTATAAAGGGCTGCTTTGA
- a CDS encoding methionine synthase, with protein MTTLSPTPILLPTSTAGSLPKPSWLAEPEKIWSPWALEGEQLIEAKQDALRLTLQEQLHAGIDIVSDGEQTRQHFVTTFIEHLDGVDFEKRKTVRIRNRYDASVPSVVGAVSRQKPVFVEDAKFLRQQTNQPIKWALPGPMTMIDTLYDGHYKSREKLAWEFAKILNQEARELEAAGVDIIQFDEPAFNVFFDDVNDWGIATLERAIEGLKCETAVHICYGYGIKANTDWKKTLGSEWRQYEQAFPKLQQSNIDIVSLECQNSHVPMDLIELIRGKKVMIGAIDVATNTIETPEEVANTLRKALQFVDADKLYPSTNCGMAPLSRQVARGKLAALSAGAAIVRKELTA; from the coding sequence ATGACAACATTATCACCGACACCAATATTATTACCGACCTCAACCGCTGGCAGCTTACCCAAACCTTCTTGGTTGGCAGAACCTGAGAAAATTTGGTCACCTTGGGCATTAGAGGGTGAGCAATTGATTGAAGCCAAGCAAGATGCGCTGCGTTTGACATTGCAGGAACAACTGCATGCAGGCATTGATATCGTCAGTGATGGCGAGCAGACCCGTCAGCATTTTGTGACCACGTTTATTGAGCATCTTGATGGCGTCGATTTTGAGAAGCGCAAGACTGTGCGAATTCGTAATCGCTATGATGCCAGTGTGCCGTCTGTCGTTGGTGCGGTGAGCCGCCAAAAGCCGGTATTCGTTGAAGATGCTAAGTTTTTACGTCAGCAAACCAATCAGCCGATTAAATGGGCACTGCCCGGTCCGATGACGATGATTGATACGCTGTATGATGGTCATTATAAAAGCCGTGAAAAATTGGCTTGGGAATTTGCTAAAATTCTGAATCAGGAAGCGAGAGAATTGGAAGCGGCGGGTGTGGATATTATCCAATTCGATGAACCGGCTTTTAATGTGTTCTTTGATGACGTCAATGACTGGGGTATCGCAACGCTAGAGCGTGCCATCGAAGGTCTAAAATGTGAAACGGCAGTGCATATTTGCTACGGTTATGGCATTAAAGCCAACACTGATTGGAAAAAGACATTGGGTTCAGAGTGGCGTCAATATGAGCAAGCCTTTCCTAAATTGCAACAGTCTAATATTGATATTGTCTCACTTGAATGTCAAAACTCACATGTTCCAATGGATTTAATAGAATTGATCCGTGGTAAAAAAGTGATGATCGGTGCAATTGATGTAGCAACCAATACTATTGAGACCCCTGAAGAAGTGGCCAATACGCTACGTAAAGCCCTGCAATTTGTCGATGCGGACAAGCTTTATCCTTCGACTAACTGTGGCATGGCACCGTTGTCTCGCCAAGTAGCCCGCGGTAAGCTTGCGGCTTTAAGCGCAGGCGCAGCAATCGTTCGTAAAGAACTGACTGCCTAA
- a CDS encoding efflux RND transporter periplasmic adaptor subunit, which yields MSDVEDNKPPVESELPPYRQSDRLINKPASKFPLWLLPVLAIVLVIGVLVGKYWGGDKVATNDSPASTNTQSSDGEVNDVNTEQAVLSVETVMPSQDNIGNTLSADGTINAKDIANVSAKVNGVAIERILVEEGERVKAGQVLAIFDTDAMEQQVLQAEADVAEAEATLANATADAARVLPLIDIDAISKQEADRYRTSKLQAQAALQASKARLSTQRLSISNANVVAPVSGVISEKMAEVGMVAGGEPLFTIIKGGILEWRADIDPKLIGEVNVGTPVQVSLPGGDSVMGQVSRIAPTADNNRQITIYASLAANAKARAGMYQTGEFLLGSSSAQTIPNSAIVSNDGYDYVMLVTNISTQDGKNTGRIKQQRVTLGERFGDSVAITEPLPAESRIVKQGGSFLNDGDLVRIVDGINKMSKQADADADADANKEAVNKKATGKQATGTATQARS from the coding sequence ATGAGCGATGTTGAAGACAACAAGCCGCCAGTTGAATCTGAGCTACCACCATACCGTCAATCGGACAGGCTAATAAATAAGCCAGCGTCAAAGTTTCCTCTATGGTTGTTGCCAGTATTGGCAATCGTGCTTGTTATCGGCGTTTTGGTTGGAAAGTACTGGGGTGGCGATAAAGTAGCGACAAATGATTCGCCAGCCTCTACTAATACGCAAAGTAGTGACGGAGAGGTAAATGATGTTAATACTGAACAAGCCGTCCTATCGGTAGAAACTGTGATGCCAAGCCAAGATAATATTGGTAATACCCTAAGTGCTGATGGAACCATCAATGCCAAAGATATCGCCAATGTCAGTGCTAAAGTGAATGGCGTGGCGATTGAGCGTATATTGGTTGAAGAAGGCGAGCGCGTCAAAGCCGGTCAAGTACTGGCAATATTTGATACCGATGCGATGGAGCAGCAAGTCTTGCAAGCTGAAGCAGATGTTGCCGAAGCAGAAGCAACGCTTGCCAATGCCACTGCCGATGCCGCACGCGTCCTGCCACTCATTGATATTGATGCCATCAGTAAACAAGAAGCAGATCGCTATCGCACTTCCAAACTGCAAGCGCAGGCTGCGTTACAAGCATCTAAAGCTCGGCTGAGTACGCAGCGCTTAAGTATCTCTAATGCCAACGTGGTCGCACCCGTTAGCGGTGTCATCAGTGAAAAAATGGCTGAAGTTGGAATGGTTGCGGGTGGAGAGCCATTGTTTACCATTATTAAAGGTGGCATTTTAGAGTGGCGTGCGGATATCGACCCTAAGCTTATCGGTGAGGTTAATGTGGGTACACCGGTGCAAGTTAGCTTGCCAGGCGGCGACTCTGTCATGGGTCAGGTCAGCCGTATCGCACCAACTGCAGATAATAATAGGCAAATCACCATTTATGCCAGCCTCGCTGCTAACGCAAAAGCGCGGGCAGGCATGTATCAAACGGGCGAGTTTTTATTGGGTAGCAGCAGTGCCCAAACCATACCTAATAGCGCTATTGTCAGCAATGATGGCTATGATTATGTGATGCTGGTGACCAATATCAGTACTCAAGACGGTAAAAATACAGGTCGTATCAAACAACAGCGCGTGACATTGGGCGAGCGCTTTGGCGATAGTGTGGCGATTACAGAGCCACTCCCTGCTGAGAGTCGTATTGTGAAGCAAGGCGGTAGTTTTTTAAATGATGGTGACTTGGTACGTATCGTCGATGGTATCAATAAAATGAGCAAGCAAGCTGATGCTGATGCTGATGCTGATGCGAATAAAGAAGCGGTTAATAAGAAAGCAACTGGTAAACAAGCAACTGGCACAGCCACGCAGGCGCGCTCATGA
- a CDS encoding flavin reductase gives MIEATDFRDAMSLLTTAVNVVTTTGTSGCHGFTASAVCSVTDTPPTLLVCMNQTSRSHAHFIENKILSVNVLGAQHEQISNAFASKLSSEERFEYGSWTQLQTGAPVLDDALVNFDCEIEQVQEVGTHSVLICRVVAVRHGYQQSGQQDGTDESLVYFNRSYHQVGQVEIV, from the coding sequence ATGATTGAAGCAACTGATTTTAGAGACGCCATGTCTTTGTTAACGACCGCCGTTAATGTTGTTACCACAACAGGCACCTCTGGTTGTCATGGTTTTACCGCCTCTGCGGTATGTAGCGTCACAGATACACCGCCCACATTGCTTGTTTGCATGAATCAGACGTCTCGCTCACATGCCCATTTTATTGAAAATAAAATCCTAAGCGTTAATGTGTTAGGCGCACAGCATGAGCAAATATCCAATGCATTTGCATCAAAATTGAGTTCGGAAGAACGATTTGAATATGGCTCTTGGACGCAATTACAAACGGGTGCTCCTGTGTTAGATGATGCATTGGTCAATTTTGACTGTGAGATTGAGCAAGTTCAAGAAGTTGGCACGCATAGTGTCCTTATATGTCGTGTTGTCGCCGTCAGGCACGGCTATCAACAAAGCGGTCAACAAGATGGAACAGATGAAAGTTTGGTTTATTTTAATCGCTCTTACCATCAAGTGGGTCAAGTAGAAATCGTTTAA